The Corynebacterium marinum DSM 44953 genome contains the following window.
ACCTCCATGGGGTAGTCGTTCTCCGCGACGCGTCCGAGCAGGTCGTGCAGACAGTGCCCCTCGCGGGAGACGAGGATGACCACCTTCTTCAGCTCCGCGGTATCCCACAACTGCCACTGCGCCTTGGGCCCGAACTCGGCCGCGACGGGGGCGAAGGCCTCCCGCAGCTCCTCTATCGACATGCCGACGGAGTCCGCCCGGATCGCCTGGCGGGTGAAGAACCAGTTGTTCTCCGGATCCGTGAAGTAGGCCGCCTCGGTGATCCAGCCGCCGTGCCCGGCGAGGAAGGTGGACAGCTTGGCGACAATGCCGGTGGTGTCGGGGCAACCGAGGGTGAGAACGTACTGGCGTTCCACCACCGACCCGCTCGGGCGGTTCCGGGGATCGTCGATGTTGTGCGGAGTCATTCGTGGAATCCTAGTCGACTCCCCCACCGTCTTCATGCCCCAGGTGCGGCGGTGGCCGCCTACTGCCCGGCCAGCCGCCGGATGTCCCCGACCAGCTGCGCCAGCGCCTTGCCGCGGTGCGACAACGCGTTCTTCTCCTCCGGGCTCAACTGCGCCGAGGATCGGCCGGCGGCGATCTCATCGGCCGGCAGGAAGAGCGGATCGTAGCCGAAGCCGTTGTCGCCGACCGGCTCGCGCAGCAGGGTACCTTCCCACCTGCCCTCTGCAACGTGCTCCTCCCCCGCCGGGGTGACCAAGGCGCACACCGACACGAAGGCGCAGGAGCGGCGGCCGTCGGGAACGTGCGCCATCTGGCCGAGCAGGAGAGTGT
Protein-coding sequences here:
- the rdgB gene encoding RdgB/HAM1 family non-canonical purine NTP pyrophosphatase, with translation MKILVASNNAKKLAELERILREADVAGVELIPLNQAPAYEEPVEDGRTFADNALIKARAGARETGLVCIADDSGLAVEELGGMPGVLSARWSGRHGDDAANNTLLLGQMAHVPDGRRSCAFVSVCALVTPAGEEHVAEGRWEGTLLREPVGDNGFGYDPLFLPADEIAAGRSSAQLSPEEKNALSHRGKALAQLVGDIRRLAGQ